The Chryseolinea soli nucleotide sequence GCCCTGACCGTGGCCGGCTCCTTTGCCGATTCAAAAAATGTATATGACATGATGGGGAAAGCACTTGAACCCATGGGGTTGAAGCTCGACTACGCCTACATCGAGAAGACACGTCCCGAGATCGCGGAAATGTTGAAATAATAATAATCCACACAAAAAGACCAGCATTATGTCGACCCTGAACAGAAGATACGATATCGATTGGCTCCGCGTGATCGCCATCGGGTTGTTGTTGATCTACCACGTTGCCATCGGGTTTCAACCGTGGGGGATCATGATCGGCTTTATCACCAACGGCACGTCATGGATGTCGTTGTGGACACCGATGACGATGTTGAACATCTGGCGTATTCCGTTCTTGTTTTTTGTGTCGGGCATGGGTGTTTACTTTTCCATGCAACACCGGAACTGGAAAGCGCTCCTCCAGGAGCGTTCGCTTCGCATCCTCGTCCCCTATGTGTTTGGGATGATCTGCATCTTCCCGGTGAGCGTGTTGATCCTTCAGCATTATTACCAGTGGGACCTTAGCTATGCCGTGAATGCCGGGCACCTGTGGTTTCTGGGAAACATCTTTGCTTACGTGGTTTTGCTGTCGCCGTTGTTCTACTATCTGCAGAAAAATCAAAACGGGAAATTTGTCACCGGCTTGAAAAAAATATTGAGCAACCCACTCGGCCTGATCCCGGTCGTCGGTCTTTTCATTGCCGAAGTGTTGGTGGTGAAACCCATTCCTTACGAATTGTACGCCATGACCTGGCACGGCTTTGTGCTGGGGTTCCTGGCTTTCTTTGTTGGATTTTGTTTTGTGCTCTGCGGCGACTCGTTCTGGAACATGCTCGTGAAATGGCGCTGGCTGTTCGTGGCGTTGGCGTCCGGACTCTTCCTTGTGCGCCTCTTGGTGCTGGGGTTAAAAACGCCGGGGTATCTGTTGGTTGTTGAGTCGGATGGCTGGATCTTTTCAGTGTTGGCGTTTGGACACAAATATTTGAATCACCCCGGCAAGACGCTGTCGTATTTAAGTCAGGCGGCTTACCCGGTGTATATTCTCCATATGATTTTCCTGTCCCTGGCGTCGTGGTTGATCTTTCCGTTGGCGCTTCCGGTTCAACTTAAATTTGTCATGGTGCTGGTCTTCACCTTTTCGGGATGTTTTGGCGCCTTCGAGATCATCCGCCGTGTGAGCCTTCTAAGACCTTTGTTTGGATTAAAAATGAAAGAGCGTTCCCTGGCCGTCAAGGGAAATAAACCTGGATGGGCACAAGCCTAAACTATAGCATCATGGTAAATCTCAAAAATGTAACAAAGCGTTTTGGTGCAAAGACCGTTGTCGATGACCTGTCGCTCACCATTGCACGCGGCGAGCTCTTCGGGTTGCTGGGTCCCAACGGTGCCGGCAAGACCACCACCATCAACATCATCATCGGCGGTCTGCTTCCCGACGCGGGTGCGATCACACTTCAAGGATCAGGATCACCGCAGGATCCAGCGATCAAAAGATTGATTGGCATCGTACCCCAAAGCCTGGCGGTTTATGAGAGCTTGACGGCCTACGAGAACTTGAACTTCTTTGGCAGGCTGTATGGATTGCAGGGAAGCGAGCTGACGTCGAGTATTCAACGCGTGTTCGAGCTCGTCAATCTTACCGACCGCACCAAGGACCGGGTCAAAACGTATTCCGGCGGCATGAAGCGGCGGCTGAACATTGCCATCGCGCTCCTTCACCGTCCTTCGCTGTTGATCCTGGATGAGCCAACGGTGGGTGTGGATCCGCAGTCGCGAAACGCCATTTTCGACACCCTGAGAAATTTGAAAGCAGAAGGCTGCACGATCCTGCTCACCTCCCACTATCTCGAGGAAGCACAGCAACTGTGCGACACGGTTGCCATCCTGGACGAAGGCAAGCTGGTGGCCCAGGGAACTGTTGAGGCATTGATTGCCCTTCACGGAGGGCAAAGCATCCTGACGGTGGAGACCAGCAAGGGCAAGTCAAGAATTGAAACGCATGAGCCCGTTCAGGAGATCGTCCGGATCCATGCGGAAGAGCCGATCATTTCCCTGAAGATGGAAAGCCCGAGTCTGGAAAAAGCCTTTTTGAATATCACCGGAAAACATTTAAGAGATTGATCATGAAAGAAATCATCACCCTCATCCGAAAAGACCTGCAACTCCTTTTCCTGGACAAGACCAGCATCATCGTCACCTTTGCGCTACCGGTTGTTCTGGTGGCGTTGATCGGGAGTGTCTTCGCCGGTTCGTTTCCTCCTTCTTCCGGCATCACGAGCTATGACTATGCGTTTTCGAAAGTGATGTTCTGGGGATTGTTCGGCGGCCTGGCTTCCTCGGTGGCATCGCTGGCCATCGAAAAGCATTCGGGCACGATCATCCGGATCCAACTGGCGCCCGTTCATAAATTTCAAATATTGGCCGGAAAGGCGCTGGCTTGTGTCAGCGTTATCTTGATCAGTTCCTTTTTGACGTGGACGTTTACCACCGTGCTTTTCGGTATCAAAACCGCTTCTCCTTTGAACCTGATCCTCATCTCATTTTCAAACGCCGTGTTCTTTGCCGGGCTGACAACCTTCCTGGCCAACTTTGTGAGCACAGAGCGCGCGGCGGGGGCGTTGAGTTGGTCGCTGGCGCAGCTCCTGGCGTGTTTCAGTGGCATTATGTTCCCGATCATGATCATGCCTTCGTGGATGAAAACTGCCACGAATTTTAATCCCGTGACCTGGGCCGTGAAGGCGATGGAAATCGTGCTGTGGACAGGTGGTACGTTTAGCGAATTGGTATTGCCCGTCTCCATCACACTGGGCAGCGGCCTTTTCTTCTTTGCATTGAGTGTATACTTGTTCCGATGGACAACGCAGAACGCCTGACAAAATCAAGTTCACTCACTTCTTAATGCCTTTACGGGATTCTCCCAAGCGGCTTTCAATGCCTGGAAGCTCACCGTCACCAGCGAGATGACCACCACAAACACGGCGGCAAACGCGAACATATACACATTGAGGTGAATGTGGTATGGATAGTACTGCAACCATTGTGTCGCCAGCTGCCATGCGGCGGGCATGGCGATCAGCAGGGAAAGAATAATGAGTTTCAGGAAATCTTTGGTGAGCAGCGCCACCGCGGCCGCTACAGAAGCGCCCAACACTTTGCGTATGCCAATTTCTTTTGTTCGCTTTTCTGCCGCCAACACCGACATGCCGAATAATCCAATGCAGGAAATAAAGATGGTAAACGCCGCGCCAAACGTCATGACCTTTTTCCATTTTGCCTCGGCATTGTAGCTTTTCTGATATTCGAGTGTCTTGAATTCATATTGATACAAACTCATCGGAAACACTTTGTTGAACGTCTTTTGAATGTAGGCGAGGGCGCTCGCGACATGGTCGGGGTTGATTCGCACCAGGGCGAGTCCATAATCTCTTGAGGAACTCATGGTGAATATTTGCGGACCTATTTCCTGATTTAAGGGAAGATAATGATAGTCCTTGACCACACCCACCACGGTATATTTTTCCTCGTTCCGGTACCAGAAGTTCACCTCCTGGCCGATGGGCTCTTTCCAGCCGGCGTTCTTTACAAAAGTCTCATTCACTAAAATAGCGTGACTAGAGTCTGCCGTGAACTTCGCAGAGAAATTTCTACCTTGAACTACCGGTATCTTGTAGAGCGGAAAATAGGAATCATCGATGGTTTCATAATCAAAGTCCATCTCGATGTCACCGTTAATCTTTGCCGACGTGCCTTCCCTGCCGCCATTCCGGGCAGAGACATAAAGGATATCGGGATTCTTCAATAATTCCATTTTCAGCAAACCTGCGTCGCCATGCGTCAATCCAGGTTTCCGGATGATGATGACATTGTCCTGATCATAGCCAAGATCGGTATGGATGAGGTAGTCAAATTGTGAATACACGATGATGGTCGCCATCACCAGCAACGTTGACAGCGCGAATTGGAGTACAATAAGTCCTTTTTGCAAATTTATCTTTCCCAGTTTCAAACCGTTGTAAAGTGCTCTCACCGGGTGATAGCCGGAAAGGATCATGGCGGGATAAAATCCGGCCAGCATTCCGGTGATGATGAACAACCCGGCATACGTCAGCACCATCCTGACATTTAGAAGATAGGAAAGGAACAGAACCTTGTTCGTGAGCTGGTTGAAGAAAGGCAGGACGGCTTGAACAAGAACGATCGCCAGCAAGAAAGCCGCCGTGCACAGCAGATAGGATTCACCCAGAAACTGGATCATCAACTGTCGCTTATCTTCACCGACAACCTTTCTGATGCCGATCTCTTTCGCCCGCTTGACGGAGCGCGCGATTGTGAGGTTCACGAAATTAATGCAGGCAATCAGTAAAATAAAAAGTGCGATACCCGATAAAATATAGGAATACATCGGATCACTGGCATCCTTTAGGCCATTATCGGCTTTGTAATCCTTGCTCAGGTGTATGTCGGTGAAGGGTTGCAGCACGTGAACGATCGAAGTCTTATTGTTGTATTTCAGGGCGGAATTCAAAATTGTTTCCCGCGCTTCCTTTTCATACACTTGTTTCATCTTGGCTTCGACGTCATTAACGTTTGCACCCGCGCGGAGCACCACAAACGTATTCAGGAAAAAATCTGCCCACGATTCATCGTTCGCATCGACTTTTAGCGGCGCGAGGATGTTGAATTTTATAGAGGAGTTGTCGGGGCAATTCCGGGACACGCCGGTGATCGCATACGGCTCGAACGTGTTGTTCGCTTTCAGATAAAGGTCCATGCCCAACACGTCCGTCTTTCCAAAGATCCGCATCGCCGTTGCTTCGGAGATCACGACGGAGCGTGGATCGCCAAGCGCGGTTCGGGGATCTCCGCTGATCAATGGAAAGTCGAAGACGGAAAAGAAAGTGCTGTCGGCGGCATACACCAGTTCGCTGGTGATCTCGCTTCCTTGTTTCAATTCCGTGACATAGCCCGTAAGACGCACGAAAGACTCCACTTCGGGCACGCTGGCGTGGAAATTAGGGCCCTGAAAATAACCGGTGTTTCCTCCCCTGCTCTCCATACTGCCATCCGGGTTGACACGGTTGTGGCCGATGCGATAGATGTTGGATACGTTGGCGTGAAACCGGTCGTAGCTCAATTCGTCGTTCGTATATAATATGATCAGCATGGCGGAGGCCAGGCCGAGACTTAATCCAACGATGTTGATGGCAGAATAGATCTTGTTCCGGAGCAGGTTGCGGAGCGTGGATTTAAAATAATGCTGTAACATAATCGAGAGGGTAAAGTGATTACATAGCGTTATGTTCCCAAGGTAATTGATCGTCCAGGTTGGACTCGAACAGGGAACGCACGGCAAGGTTTCCAAAACTATGCCACCACTAAAGATGCCCAAATGACGGTTATTGAGGGATCGTTTGATCGGAAATGCTCTCCAACGGACGGCGGTGCCCGCAATTGGGATTGCGTGGCAACATTGACTTCACGCCCGCTCTGCTGGGCAAAGCATCAGGATGGATGAACAAAGTAGATATTCAGAGCACCGATCAGAACGGGTAGTGACGCATCCCGCCATCGACAACAACCACTGAGCCGGTGATGTAGCGCGCGCGAGGCGACACCAGGAACGTGGCCATGTTGGCGATGTCCTGGGGTTCACCAAAATCACCCAGTGGGATCTCGCGTTCGGCAAATTTTGTGCGTTCGTCGTCCGAAAACACGCGACGGATATTTGCCGTGTCGATGAGGCCCGGCTGCAGGCAATTGACGGTGATGCCATAGCGCCCCAGTTGTCCGGCGAGTTGTTTGGACCACACGACAATACTCGCTTTGGCCACTGCCGACGCATTGATTGCGCGTAGCTCATAGGTGCTGGTGATGTTCAGGATCGCGCCTTGTTTGCGCTCCATAAAGTGGGGCAAAAGTTGCTGCGTGAGTTGACGATGACGGTCGAAGTCCAACGTCATGGCTGCGCTCCACTCGTCTTCCGGTCCGTTGACATCCAGTGGGCGGCTGCGGCCGGCATTGTTGATAAGCATGTCGACATGACCCAGCGCCGATAGGGCCATGGTGGCAATCTTTTCTGGTCCATCCGGCGCAACGAAATCCTGGGCGAATGTGACGGGTACTACATCGCCCACCGCCGAAATTTCATCTTTGAGCCCGTCTAACAATGCTTCGTTTCTTGCTACGGCAAAGACTTTCACGCCCTCGATCGCCAATTCTTTTGTGATCGCCCGGCCAAGTCCCTGGCTGGCGCCGGTCACTACGGCCGTTTTTCCTTTTACATACAGATCCATAATTTTTCTCTTGTGGGTTTAAAAAAATTCTTCGCAAGAGTAGCCACCGGCGTCCGATTTTACACGTTGTAGAATTAATTGTAGGATACTATCAAATATGTAAGTAATGACGGACAGAAAGAAAAACTCGACGTATTCCCGTAACGAAAAATGCATCATTGAATGTGATCTCACCTATGTTGTTTCCAAGATCGGAGGCCGGTGGAAACTACAGATCTTAAGTATGCTGGAAGAGAAAAAACTCCGGTTTAGCGAACTAAAGAAAGAATTTTCTTTTACAACGGAACGCATGCTCACCTTGCAATTGCGGGCGTTGGAGCAGGATGGGCTGGTGAAACGGACGGTCTATGCGGAAGTTCCTCCCCGGGTGGAGTATGAACTCACGGAGATGGCATTGGAGCTGGGGCCTATTTTTAAACAATTAAGTGATTGGGGCTCCAAACACCGGAATCAGACCAAGAAGGACTTAGTTATTTCGTCCCCGACCCGTTCAACCGCGCGATCCCAGGTATGAACGTCTGAACAATCGTTTGAAGTTGGGCAACAAACTTTTTTACTATTTTTAGGGACCCCCAGCCCAACGGATCCCTCGCGACCATCCCAGTCTAGCGATACCAGCCCGTCGATGCCCGGGAGAATGGAGCAATAGCCTGTGAAAGAAAACCTGGAAGAGGACCTGATTCGTCGGAT carries:
- a CDS encoding ABC transporter permease, whose amino-acid sequence is MKEIITLIRKDLQLLFLDKTSIIVTFALPVVLVALIGSVFAGSFPPSSGITSYDYAFSKVMFWGLFGGLASSVASLAIEKHSGTIIRIQLAPVHKFQILAGKALACVSVILISSFLTWTFTTVLFGIKTASPLNLILISFSNAVFFAGLTTFLANFVSTERAAGALSWSLAQLLACFSGIMFPIMIMPSWMKTATNFNPVTWAVKAMEIVLWTGGTFSELVLPVSITLGSGLFFFALSVYLFRWTTQNA
- a CDS encoding ABC transporter ATP-binding protein; the protein is MVNLKNVTKRFGAKTVVDDLSLTIARGELFGLLGPNGAGKTTTINIIIGGLLPDAGAITLQGSGSPQDPAIKRLIGIVPQSLAVYESLTAYENLNFFGRLYGLQGSELTSSIQRVFELVNLTDRTKDRVKTYSGGMKRRLNIAIALLHRPSLLILDEPTVGVDPQSRNAIFDTLRNLKAEGCTILLTSHYLEEAQQLCDTVAILDEGKLVAQGTVEALIALHGGQSILTVETSKGKSRIETHEPVQEIVRIHAEEPIISLKMESPSLEKAFLNITGKHLRD
- a CDS encoding SDR family NAD(P)-dependent oxidoreductase — translated: MDLYVKGKTAVVTGASQGLGRAITKELAIEGVKVFAVARNEALLDGLKDEISAVGDVVPVTFAQDFVAPDGPEKIATMALSALGHVDMLINNAGRSRPLDVNGPEDEWSAAMTLDFDRHRQLTQQLLPHFMERKQGAILNITSTYELRAINASAVAKASIVVWSKQLAGQLGRYGITVNCLQPGLIDTANIRRVFSDDERTKFAEREIPLGDFGEPQDIANMATFLVSPRARYITGSVVVVDGGMRHYPF
- a CDS encoding acyltransferase family protein — translated: MSTLNRRYDIDWLRVIAIGLLLIYHVAIGFQPWGIMIGFITNGTSWMSLWTPMTMLNIWRIPFLFFVSGMGVYFSMQHRNWKALLQERSLRILVPYVFGMICIFPVSVLILQHYYQWDLSYAVNAGHLWFLGNIFAYVVLLSPLFYYLQKNQNGKFVTGLKKILSNPLGLIPVVGLFIAEVLVVKPIPYELYAMTWHGFVLGFLAFFVGFCFVLCGDSFWNMLVKWRWLFVALASGLFLVRLLVLGLKTPGYLLVVESDGWIFSVLAFGHKYLNHPGKTLSYLSQAAYPVYILHMIFLSLASWLIFPLALPVQLKFVMVLVFTFSGCFGAFEIIRRVSLLRPLFGLKMKERSLAVKGNKPGWAQA
- a CDS encoding ABC transporter permease — protein: MLQHYFKSTLRNLLRNKIYSAINIVGLSLGLASAMLIILYTNDELSYDRFHANVSNIYRIGHNRVNPDGSMESRGGNTGYFQGPNFHASVPEVESFVRLTGYVTELKQGSEITSELVYAADSTFFSVFDFPLISGDPRTALGDPRSVVISEATAMRIFGKTDVLGMDLYLKANNTFEPYAITGVSRNCPDNSSIKFNILAPLKVDANDESWADFFLNTFVVLRAGANVNDVEAKMKQVYEKEARETILNSALKYNNKTSIVHVLQPFTDIHLSKDYKADNGLKDASDPMYSYILSGIALFILLIACINFVNLTIARSVKRAKEIGIRKVVGEDKRQLMIQFLGESYLLCTAAFLLAIVLVQAVLPFFNQLTNKVLFLSYLLNVRMVLTYAGLFIITGMLAGFYPAMILSGYHPVRALYNGLKLGKINLQKGLIVLQFALSTLLVMATIIVYSQFDYLIHTDLGYDQDNVIIIRKPGLTHGDAGLLKMELLKNPDILYVSARNGGREGTSAKINGDIEMDFDYETIDDSYFPLYKIPVVQGRNFSAKFTADSSHAILVNETFVKNAGWKEPIGQEVNFWYRNEEKYTVVGVVKDYHYLPLNQEIGPQIFTMSSSRDYGLALVRINPDHVASALAYIQKTFNKVFPMSLYQYEFKTLEYQKSYNAEAKWKKVMTFGAAFTIFISCIGLFGMSVLAAEKRTKEIGIRKVLGASVAAAVALLTKDFLKLIILSLLIAMPAAWQLATQWLQYYPYHIHLNVYMFAFAAVFVVVISLVTVSFQALKAAWENPVKALRSE
- a CDS encoding winged helix-turn-helix transcriptional regulator, producing the protein MTDRKKNSTYSRNEKCIIECDLTYVVSKIGGRWKLQILSMLEEKKLRFSELKKEFSFTTERMLTLQLRALEQDGLVKRTVYAEVPPRVEYELTEMALELGPIFKQLSDWGSKHRNQTKKDLVISSPTRSTARSQV